The Bdellovibrio sp. ArHS genome has a window encoding:
- a CDS encoding DUF333 domain-containing protein, with protein sequence MKAILILSVLLTSYSYASKPAKPKLKPGQYAVFMNETYRVVESVTKDQLVISKNCGSSCLAINALKKKEALPRAPHSAMQNPAAQYCKAVGGTNLIAINSNGAEENLCTFSDNSFVNSWDLFYKRFPKSNLR encoded by the coding sequence ATGAAAGCGATTTTAATACTATCTGTTTTGTTGACATCCTATTCCTACGCATCCAAGCCGGCTAAGCCGAAACTAAAACCTGGTCAGTACGCCGTTTTTATGAACGAAACATACCGCGTTGTTGAATCCGTAACCAAAGATCAATTAGTTATAAGCAAAAATTGTGGGTCATCCTGCCTGGCAATTAACGCCTTGAAGAAAAAAGAAGCACTGCCAAGGGCTCCCCATTCGGCGATGCAAAATCCAGCGGCACAATATTGTAAAGCTGTCGGCGGCACCAATTTAATTGCCATCAATTCTAATGGTGCCGAAGAAAACTTGTGTACATTCTCTGATAACTCATTCGTGAACTCCTGGGATCTTTTTTATAAACGCTTTCCTAAGTCTAATTTAAGATGA